gtgtacaaaacattaggaacactttcctaatattgagttgcccaaCCTttggccctcagaacagcctcaatttgtcagggcatggactctacaaggtgccaAAAGcattccatagggatgctggcccatgttgattccaatgcttcccacagttctgtcaagttggctggatgtcctttgggtgtaaGACCAATCTTGAGACACACGGGAAACTTTTTGAGTGTGAAAAgcccagcagcgctgcagttcttgacacactcaaaccggtgtgcctggcacctactaccataccccgttcaaaggcacttacatcttttgtcttgcccaatcACCCTCTGAGTGGTacacatatacaatccatgttgtctcaaggcttaaaaataactCTTTAAACTGTCTTCTCACCTTCATCTACGCTGAGCGAACtggatttaacaagtcacatcaaAAAGATCATAGCTTTTAGCTGGATttagctggtcagtctatgtcatggaaaagcaggtgttcctaatgttttgtacactcagtgtacagtacagCCACAGTTCAGATAACTGAGAAACGCATGCCTTTTCTTGAAGTTAACAGGTATTCAATCCTCCTGTAGGATTTAAGTGTAGATATTTAATGATGGAGCAGGTGAAAGCGAAATCCTTCAACCTAATTTATAGTCTATTCTCTCTACACCGAGTACCATTTTCCTGGCAGATGCTTCCCTCGTGTGGACAAACAGCGGCAGAGCAAGCCCTCCTAATAGCACATAAAGTTGCCATCCTCCCATCATTCCCATATCCTCACTCTGAGTGTCCTGAGTGTTAGGTGTCATTGCGTTCATTAAATGGTATTACATTACAGCTTCTTTCTTTAAATGCACTCATTGTAAGTAGCTCCCGATAGTATAGACAGCTCTGATAAATAACTGTTTAGTTCTGACGGCAAACCTGCCTGAGAAGTCATGCAGTGCTTGCAATTACTAAATCAATGTCAACTCCCTCCATCTGGGACACACTTCATTACAAATCAAACACTGTTCTTCTGAAAACCCCACCTACCTCAGAAATGGGCAACTTGATGCCTCAAGGGTGACACACTTTTGCCACAGCCAATGCTAACACACATAACTCCaatttttattcaacctttatttaactaggcaagtcagacaacgctgggccaattgtgtgccgccctatgggactctcaatcatggacagttgtgacacagcctgggattgaaccagggtctgtagtgacacctctagcatggagatgcagtgccttagaccgctgcaccactgatCATGGTCTTcggtttagaatgcaattagttgAATCATGTATGTTAGCTACATGGCTGGCAAAAAGTGTGACATCAATCAGGCCCAACTatggactggagttgcccatacCTATCTACCTCTACTCCTCATTCTCCCCTGGTGGCCGCCTGCTGTAACAGCAGCTACTTGGCCAGATCGGGCCGACCGCTCTTGGTCAGGCAGCGGGCAAGCTGTGCAGCCTAGGCTGAGTGTGGGGTAGCAGGGAGCCCCCTCCTCCACAGACCGATGACGTGGTAGGCCTGAGCGGCCAGGCTGTCTGGGGCCTGCAGCCTCACCAACTGGATGGAGCTACAGCGCAGGCGGAAGGAGAGGACCAGCAGGGCTGCATCTTCCTCTGAGAGCTCCTCAGAGAGCCAGTACAGGGTGGAGTCGAACaggggatgtggaggagaggaaagattGTTGTAACTCCTATATCCACAAACACATATttattctatttttatttcacctgtatttaaccaggtaggccagtttagAACAAGTtgtaatttacaactgcgacctggccaagataaagcaaagcactgctacaaaaaaacaaacagactTACACATAgcataaacaaaagtacagtcaataacacaatagaaaaatctatatacagtttgTGCAAATTGAGTAAGGAGGtaatgcaataaataggccatagaagcgaagtaattacaatttagcaaattaacactgaagtgatagatgtgcagatgatgatgtgcaagtagaaatactggtgtgcaaaagagcaaaaaagttaataaaaacaatatgggggtgagttaggtagttgggtgggctatgaacagctgcagcgatcggtaagctgctcagatagctggtgcttattaaagttagtgagggaaatataagtctccaacttcagcgatttttgcaattcgttccagccattggcagcagagaactggaaggaaaggtggccaaagtgggtgttggctttggggatgaccagtgagatatacctgctggagcgcgtgctacgggcgggtgttgttatggtgaccagtgagctgagataaggcggagctttacctagaaaatacttatagatgacctggagccagtgggaatggcaacgaatatgtagcgagtgccagccgacgagagcatacaggtcgcagtggttggtggtatatggggctttggtgacaaaacagatggaactgtgatagactgcatccagtttgccgagtagagtgttggaggctattttgtaaatgacatcgacaAAGTTGacgattggtaggatagtcagttttatgagggtatcacgcaatatatatatatagatagatctAGAAGTTAATACAAATCCATGGACATTTTaactttacatttttttgtttgtatttatTTCTTGACTTTTTTTATGTAGcaaggcgagtcagttaagaacaaattcttatttacaatgacggcctaccaaaaggcctcctgcggggacgggggcagggaataaaaataaaaataataaaaataggacaaaacacacatgacaagagagacaactcaacactacataaagagagacctaagacaacaacataaaaaTGACAGACATGACAAAAgcaagagaaagatagaggggggaggggggttgaCCTACCTGACTGATCATGTGATATAAACTTAGCACTCAGGGTTCCACTTTCTGAAAATACAGGGCAACAACCAGAAACGGAAAACATTGAAAACGGAATGCCTTCATGTTCAACTACTACTCTTAAGTTTGCGTGGTGCACAATACAATAGGCAGCGTAAGGGACAGCTTACAGATGGGATTCTTGAGTGACCCAGAATTAAGATAACACAGCCTtgtcctctctccactccagctGATCCCTGGTTATCTTGTGGAAGACGGCCATCCCTTTGTAGTGGGGCGTGCTGTTGTTCCCAAACGGGTCCACCTCGGTTAGACGCAGGTGGAGGCGGTTCTTCCTCTGGCTGTGGAAGGTGATTCGCTCACATACGCCCCATCCATCATGTTGGCTGCTTTGACTCCCTATAGGAGAAATGGAATATACAACTAAcaacattgtttaaaaaaatctaCCTTTGGAGGTATGTTATGAGCATTGCTAGAGGGTGGACTCCCTTGGGACTGATGTACCTGCATTCAAACCCAAAGGTTCCGAAGCTCAAATCCTCTAACAATACTCCAAATTTGTATATTTCAATTTGCAAACAAAGTCATTTAGGTAGTGTCACTGAATATTGTGATTTGTTACCAATCTAGTTTGGCGCCACAGTGGTTCATACTTCGTATGCCTCAAATAGTACATCACCCAGCTAGACCGAATTACTATTCCATCGCAGTTGAATAAATGTAATATTGACAACGTCAAATTGGGATGATGAGGTCTGTGTGGACTGTGGAGCAACGGGCCAGTATCCAAAACACTGACATTGGTAGATTGATTGAACTTTTAGTTTTTTTACTCCAGCAGGGATACGGACCTGGAGTTATAGCAATGAGCCATACGAAGATAGCCCGTGTTGACATAACCTTTAACTAACATTTCTGACAACTTTATTTTCTTGAGTAGTCATGTAGGATTGGTTGATCTTCCCAATGAAGGACAGGAGCAGTTGCTCCACCTCGCACATGGGGATCTCTAGCGAGGGCTCAGGAAGGCCACAGTAGCCCCGCGCCCGGAGTTTGCACTGCTTCCAGGATAGGTCTCTGCTGGGCAGGGCAGCTACCAGGGCCATGTGGGGGTTCTCCCTCGGCCGCTTGAGCACTATGGACACCATGGTGCGCAGCACAgaatcctccacctcctcccccagGGTAGTCAAGAAGGAGGGAcgcatggaggagaggagacggacTACAACTAGTCTGGAGAGGCAGGTAGGGAAGGAGACGGAGGGGACTTTGTAGGGAgtgagagatatacagtatgagataGGGACTGAGGGAGAGATACATGGGAGGGAGAAGCAGCACAATGGATAGATGGAGAAAAACAGAGTGAAAGAGGGAAAAGAGAAAACTGCTATCAagaaccaaaaaggcttcttCAGCTGTCCCATAAGATAATACTTTGACGAACCCTTTTGAGATCCAGGTTGAACCCTTTTGAGATCCATGttaaaccctttccacagaggttaCTACATGGAACCCagagttttacctggaaccaaaaagggttctgcctggaaccaaaaatgggacagccaaataactatTTTTTTCTAAGAATGCAGGAAAGAGAAAGTGAGGTCGAGAATGATAGTCAGTCAACTTTTCAGTAGTTTGGTTTAGCAGATTGGATTGTTGCTGAGAGTGGGAGAAAGGATCTAATCCActctctctgaatctctgaaATAGCTATTCCACAGCCTAAGGACACTTTTTCAGTATTTCCAGATACTGATAATATATGAAAGCCCAAAGAAAAACCCTTCCCCAGTGTATTTGTGAAAGATCGACTAAGAGGGTCCTTCtcttaaggagaagtggatctaaaattccatgcataacacttgtatcttttagcaatgtttattatgagtatttctgtaaattgatgtggctctctgcaaaatcaccagatatTTTGGAACTACCGAACATAACGCTACAATGTAAACTGAgacttttggatataaatatgaactttatcgagcaaaacatacatgtattgtgtaacatgaagtcctatgagtgtctgatgaagatcatcaaaggttagtgattcattttatctctatttctgctttttgtgactcctctctttggctggaaaaaaggctgtgtttttctgtgactaggtactgacctaacataatcgtttggtgttctttcgtcgtaaagcctttttgaaatcggacgctgtggctggatttacaacacgtttatatttaaaatggtgtaaaatacttgtatgtttgaggaattttaattatgggatttatgAAGTTTTGAATTTGGccccctgcaatttcactggctgttgttgaggtgggacgctagtgtcccgaatatcccagagaggttttaaccaCCCAAGCCTATAACCAACACCCACTGTGACATTGAGCATAAAATGCTGACTCGCGGCCTCCCTTCCTTactcactcccctccctccctcccttgtaCTGACTTCCATTGCTGAGAGCGAGTGTGTCCCAATAAATAAAAAGACAAACGCAATGgaaaaaagagggggagagaaagagagggagctaTAATTAGTAAGTGATTAATGAGTGGGCATCAGGCACGATTAACATCATTGATTGTGATGTTGGGAAATGCTGCAACAATGCTGCAACAATGCTGCCTTTTTTGCTTCAGAAAAAAAAGATGATGCTGGCGTAGCCTAGGGAGGGCATGCTGAggtcacccacacacactcttgcTTTTTAAATTAGAAATTATGTCTGCTCTGATGAGGGTCAATGGCGAGATGAATTAGCTAGAAAAACAAAATGTCCAGCCACATAACTATAGGTCACAGccaaaccacacacacattcagaatcCCAATCTCTTCACCACAATGGGTTAAGTACAGTGTATGCTGAAAATCAGTTGCAAAGCCAACAAGGTAAAAAGACAAAAAGTTCAGTCAAGCCACAAGCATACATAGAAAACAGTGTATAAACCTTGCTCATCAATAAACGTATGTTCTGTCTACTGTGTGAACAGTCTGCAGTTCAGAGTCAATACTTCATCCATTCATACTGCAGCCACTATTGTCTCCATAACAGTTTGAACCTGTAAGGTAAAAATATGATGTAAGTAAAATCAATGTGTACTAAACTTCATAAATGGTCTGACATCAAAAtgaaatccaattttatttgccACATACACATATTAGATGTTATTGCGGTagtagcaaaatgcttatgtttctagctccaacaatgcagtaacatctagcaatacaaaacaatacaagcaaatctaaaaagtaaaataatggaattaagaaatattgaaatattaggacgaacaatgtcagagtccggaatttAAATATTTACAGTATCTGAAAATACAGTGTTTCAGATTtatatattaaatacatttgataaaaTTTCTTAaagcctgttttcgctttgtcattatgagttatggtgcgtagattgatgaggggaaaaatgtaatccatggaaaaagtgaaggcgtctgaatactttccgaatgcaatgtatgtCTAATAAAGTACTTATAAAAAAAAGTttagtcccatattcctagcacgcaatgagtacatcaagcttgtgactctttGTTTAGGTTATTTCAGATTATTTTCTGCCAAATAGAAATAAATGGTAATTCATgttttgtgtcattttggagtcgcttttattgtaaataagaatggaaTATGTttctacagtggcttgcaaaagtatgcacccccttggcatttttcctattttgttgcctttacAATCTGGAATTAAAATCGTTTTTTTTGAAGATGCAAATTTTtttgtgtgaaacaaacaagatattaaaaacagaaaacttgagcatgcaaaactattcacccccccccccccaagtcaatactttgtagagccaccttttgcaggaTTTACatctctcaaatctctggaagactgaaacaggtttccctcaagaatttccctgtatttagagccatccatcattccttcaattctgactagTTTCTCAGTCCCTGTTGACTAAAGacatccccgcagcatgatgctgccaccaccatgcttcactgtggggatggtgttctttgggtaatgggaggtgttgggtttgcgccagacatagcgttttccttgatggccaaaaaactaaattttagtctcatctgaccaggataccttcttccatatgttcggggagtctcccacatgccttttttggcgaacaccaaacctATTTACTCATttatttctttaagcaatggctttttactgtccactcttctgtaaagcccagctctgtggagagtACGGCTTAATGTGGTACTGTGGACAAATACTCCAATCTCAActctggagctttgcagctccttaggggttatctttggtctctttcttgcctctctgattaatgccctccttgcctggtccatgagttttggtgggcggccctctcttggcaggtttgttgtggtgccatattctttcaattttttaataatggatttaatggtgctccgtgtgatgttcaaagtttctgatattttttatataacccaaccctgatctgtacttctccacaactttgtccctgacctgtttggagagctccttggtcttcatggtgccgcttgcttggtggtgtcccttgcttagtggtgttgcagaccctGGGTCCTTTCAGAACAAGtgtgtatatactgagatcatgtgaaagATTAGGTGActcttaaataaagtccacctgtgtgcaatctaactaattatgtgacttctgaaggtaattggttgcaccagatgttatttaggggcttcataacaaagggggtgaatTCATAagcaatttttttcatttcactccaccaattttgactattttgtgaaTATCCGTTACATGATattcaaataaaaatcaatttaaagtACATGTTgtgatgcaacaaaataggaaaacagCAAGGGGGTGAGTACTTTTCAAGGCACTGTAAACATTTCTCCAATAATGCTACCATGATTTTGGATAATCCTGAtttaattgtgaataatgatgaatgaGACAGTTACAGATACACAAATATCATACCACCATGACATGCTATCCTCTCACttttacaataacaggggaggttagcatttctgGGGGGTTTGACATTTGTGCTATCAGATCACACAAGATCAAGCACACACAAAGTCAACttttttataattatttttattttgaaaGTCAATTTTTGCTGATGAGATCTGGAAACACATAAGATGGCTTCCAAGTCAAAAACATCTGGGGAAATATGTGATTGATAGACAACTCGGAGAGCACAGGTAATATAGTCTAGCTAGCAAAatgttcagatattacacgtttcaaaTTTGAatagaaagtcattttcatttcaagttaaagtgtactgttagctagctagttaccatTAAatcaaatgagaacttgttctcaacttgcctacctggttaaataaaggtgaaataaaatgtggagaaaaaaaagctgGCTGGCTCTTTAgttaacgttatgtgtatgatcttattattcgtacctcagagccatttgcttggctagttatagcctaatgttagctagctaacagtgaaCCTGTTTTTtaagctacctgcagattcatgcagggtagcaacaccatgagttgggattatggttcattgtttacctagcaaACTAGCTACATGttttaacattacatttacatttaagtcatttagcagacgctcttatccagagcgacttacaaattggtgcattcaccttaagatatccagtggaacagccactttacaatagtgcatctaaatcagtGCATCTAAATTTGACAAAAGACTCCACAATGCAAGTAAACATTTTAGGTGCGTTTCTAAAATCAGTCTGGCCATGTACTCCGATTTCAGAACACTCTCATCTGAGCGTGCCAgtgcgcagaataactgattaatttacgaatgctcaacacctgttgaatttggccggtgtcagtaaacattgcCAAAAAgggtaattcaattgttgccagcagcactgttacagtcaccaacactctggataacatgaacacaatctaaccagctctgctagggtgagtaaaatggtcagaggggggcgttctctcatttgtgtctggaagtagctagtaagctagccaatgttagccagttagcttaggtgcttgactgctgttgtgaggtcagaacgcttggATCGACCATACTCAGTCAAAGCATCCAGTGTGCGCACTGAATGCTCCGAGAGCAAAACACTCTGAATTTGCAaactgacaatctgacagcacagtcaccaacactctgcaGTCACCAACACGCTGGATAACattaaaacagcctaaccagctctgctagggcgggTAATGTTtttgtggcggcaggtagcctagtggttagagcgttgggccactaaccgaaaggttgctggattgaatccctgagctgacaggtgaaaatctgtcgtactgcccctgaacaaggcaattaacccacagttgtaaatacgaatttgttcttaactttttatggctgcaggggcagtattgagtaggcagataaaaggtgcccatttcaaacggcctcgtactcaattcttgctcgtacaatatgcatattattattactattggatagaaaacactctctagtttctaaaaccgtttgaattatatctgtgagtgaaacagaactcattctgcagcaaacttcctgacaggaagtggaaagtctgaaattgaggctctgttccaggggctgcctattaaatcccttgttatttattagtttagatgcacttcatacgtcttccactagatgtcgacaaggagtgagagaagaaatggactgtgtaacttgatctggactcgaattacagctcatggaatgacgtgtcctccatttcctgttttcaggaaggcgcgaagagagacatggatttgccttctgtttagcttccGTTATAggtgactaatatctccggctttgaatttatttgatacatgtgaccatatcatcgtaaagtatgttttttcaatatagtttcatcagattattgaacatttttcgggagttttgccgtgttccgttctcttccgtttgttgacatggagagcgtcGTGCCACCTAGCTAGTGTGCTTGCTGAATCGAGAGGGataatggacgttctaaatccaaacaacgattgttcttgacaaaggacaccttgtccaacattctgatgaaagatcagcaaaagtaagaaacattttatgatgctatttcatatatctgtcgtacatgtgaactagtcgccgacgcccaacgtttgggtactctagctataccgaagctgcatatcgtaatgaagttatttttagaattctaacactgcgatttcattaagaactaatggatctatcatttcctatacaacatgtattttttagttatgtttatgaatagctatttggtcagaatatgtgtgtcagaaaaagtgtcagaaaaatatctggatgttgtgggaaaaagtagctaagttagcacaatgtgtaaccactgatttcagctctaaatatgcacattttcgaacaaaacataagtgtatgtataacctgatgttataggactgtcatctgatgaagaatatcaaggttagtcaaaaaatatatatattttactggtttgttacgatcgctaacttttgctacgcTAACTTTTCGCTAACTtttggcttgtctttctggctattgtggtaagctaatataacgctatattgtgttttcgctgtaaaacacttaataaatcggaaatattggctggaatcacaagatgcctgtctttcatttgctgtacactatgtatttttcagaaatgttttatgatgagtaattaggtatttgacgttggtgtctgtaattattctggctgctttcggtgcaatttctgattgtagctgcaatgtaaactatgatttatacctgaaatatgcacatttttcgaacaaaacatagatttattgtataacatgttataagactgtcatctgatgaagttgtttgttggttagtttggttggttcttggttagttaggttggcttcgtgcatgctacctgtgctgtgaaaaatgtctgacctttttttgtatttggtggtgagctaacataaatatacgtgctgttttcgctgtaaaacattttaaaaattggacatgttggctggattcacaagatgtgtacctttcatttgctgtattggacttgttaatgtgtgaaagttaaatattaaaaaaatatatattttgaatttcgcgccctgcacttgaagtggctgttgtcataagtgtaccgacgtcgggcttgcagccagaagaagttaactgacttgcctagaaaaatgtaatgtaaatgttcagCGAGctattctctcatttgtgtctggaagtagctagccagttaattTGGGTGCTTCACTGCTGTTGTTATTACAGAACGCTCAGATCAACTTTTAAAGAGATGGGTCGGGCTATAGCTTAAGagtgtgtgaacgatgctgaatgggtgcagACAAAGAAAAGCTCTCCAGTTGGTTCCAAAACattccattttctcaaaagtgaggtttcaagtttatcaactttcaaagcagaattactttcccagtgTTCCTCAAATGCAGGGTATGATATAtaattttgtagctctgtgtctctgtttttatccaatgtaaaaaacataatttcaaattttgctacataagaacCAAGGCAGTCGGTCACAAATATCTAACTCCTTCGGTAGAATCCCTTCCCCCACTTGACATAGCAGGCCAGGAGGATTGTAAACTGGCCCTTCACAActggccaggagagagagagcagcaagcTCACCTCTGTCCACAAAGCACCTCAGAGTggtagtgctgatctaggagaAGTTTGCTTTTTAGATCATGATGCATAAGATTATTTGGACACTGTCTGTGGAACGCCTCACACAGAGGTgtaaaacacacacgcacgcaatgCAAACAGTGGGACACATAAGAGACAAAGGAGCAAAGGCCAcaagagccccacctgtttagctccAAAAATatacagtggttgctccactaaaagttttgtgattatgctgcgggacttagaggtaatttgtggtttagtacagtaccctgcgtcaccacttcattgctccagaccagcacaaggcggagttagagcactgattatgcttttgggtcctactgtgtctctaactgaaaATGAATGGGCAACATTAACCTAAATAGAAATgtataattgtgcacgacttcagtattacttactaaaactgttttaACACTAAGGTTTTGATAATTTTatt
Above is a genomic segment from Salvelinus fontinalis isolate EN_2023a chromosome 36, ASM2944872v1, whole genome shotgun sequence containing:
- the dthd1 gene encoding death domain-containing protein 1, whose amino-acid sequence is MRPSFLTTLGEEVEDSVLRTMVSIVLKRPRENPHMALVAALPSRDLSWKQCKLRARGYCGLPEPSLEIPMCEVEQLLLSFIGKINQSYMTTQENKVVRNVRSQSSQHDGWGVCERITFHSQRKNRLHLRLTEVDPFGNNSTPHYKGMAVFHKITRDQLEWREDKAVSYNNLSSPPHPLFDSTLYWLSEELSEEDAALLVLSFRLRCSSIQLVRLQAPDSLAAQAYHVIGLWRRGLPATPHSA